From a single Papaver somniferum cultivar HN1 unplaced genomic scaffold, ASM357369v1 unplaced-scaffold_19, whole genome shotgun sequence genomic region:
- the LOC113338497 gene encoding uncharacterized protein LOC113338497, which translates to MGAILGQYHEGSGKEKAIYYISKTLSGYESKYTMLEKTCFALVWETQRLRHYMLTHKIQLLSRMDPIKYLFENLMLSGRMSKWKFLLSEFDITYITQKSVKGREIVDHLASHPILDNTELNIEFPDEWVMYADVTEEYESYIAGLKASIEINVKSIIVYGDSLLIIKQIQKEWRFNEQLSQYHTYLEDLTRQFDHIEFHHIYKNKNYGANALFVLASTLAVPEGKTVKPIEISWRDEPAFCYAIQIAAEQLDDTPWFVDIQRYLKDQSYPEDSTKQQRRYIRRVACQYTIFVNVLYKLSRDGTLLRCVNEHEARKILERVHSGECGPHMNAHMMSRNIACLGYYWTTMMSDYCNFIMRCHQCQIHGNLMHVPPSQLHTLSSP; encoded by the exons ATGGGAGCAATATTGGGACAGTATCATGAAGGCAGCGGCAAGGAGAAGGCCATATACTACATAAGCAAAACTCTTTCAGGGTACGAGTCAAAATACACCATGTTAGAAAAGACTTGCTTTGCGCTTGTCTGGGAAACCCAACGTCTTCGACATTACATGTTGACTCATAAGATTCAGCTGCTATCAAGGATGGATCCTATCAAATACTTGTTCGAGAATCTCATGTTGTCCGGAAGAATGTCAAAATGGAAATTTTTGCTTTCCGAGTTTGATATTACATACATTACGCAGAAATCTGTCAAAGGAAGAGAAATCGTTGATCATCTAGCATCGCATCCTATCCTCGACAACACTGAGCTGAATATTGAGTTCCCAGACGAATGGGTGATGTATGCTGATGTAACCGAAG AATATGAATCCTACATAGCTGGATTGAAAGCTTCTATTGAAATCAATGTCAAAAGCATCATAGTATACGGAGATTCACTGCTGATCATCAAGCAAATCCAGAAGGAATGGAGGTTTAACGAACAGTTATCCCAATATCATACATACCTTGAAGATCTCACCAGACAGTTCGATCACATTGAGTTCCACCACAtctataaaaacaaaaattacggTGCTAATGCTCTTTTTGTTTTAGCTTCTACGCTTGCAGTCCCCGAAGGAAAGACGGTAAAACCCATTGAAATAAGTTGGAGAGATGAACCTGCTTTCTGTTATGCCATTCAAATTGCCGCTGAACAATTAGACGACACTCCTTGGTTCGTTGATATCCAAAGGTACCTCAAAGATCAATCATACCCAgaagattcaacaaaacaacaaaggAGATACATCCGAAGAGTAGCATGTCAGTACACAATCTTTGTAAATGTTCTTTACAAATTATCAAGAGACGGAACCTTGTTACGATGTGTGAACGAACACGAAGCAAGAAAGATCCTGGAGAGAGTACACAGTGGTGAGTGTGGTCCTCACATGAATGCACACATGATGAGTAGGAATATAGCTTGCCTGGGATACTACTGGACAACAATGATGTCAGATTACTGCAACTTCATCATGAGGTGTCACCAATGTCAGATACATGGGAACCTTATGCATGTACCTCCTTCTCAACTTCATACTCTATCATCTCCATGA